One region of Colius striatus isolate bColStr4 chromosome 26, bColStr4.1.hap1, whole genome shotgun sequence genomic DNA includes:
- the MARS1 gene encoding methionine--tRNA ligase, cytoplasmic isoform X2 produces the protein MRLRVGAAAPAALKVAAAAGAAAAPLRLLWAGPRGESAAAPPGTRLKGVPGHGPEPPLPAAERPRGPHGPAWGPALELESGTVLFSPNAICQFFFLSRGDEPTDLTNQWLEWEATELQPAATAALYAQLVQGRTGLEVVESLRKLLAHIEQSLCRRGTAYLAGDTTSVADVVVWGTLFPLLQDESSFPGDLQALKGWFQGMSLSEACRKAVSSVLQPEALLEFKSYLQKQPPPCPAMEGAPSNEPEEEAAAERVLTEEEIRAAADTWARGAEVLPKPWQPSKPVLPVEGMRNVLVTSALPYVNNVPHLGNIIGCVLSADTFARYCRLRNWNTLFVCGTDEYGTATETRAVQEGLTPQQICDKYHTVHADIYRWFHISFDHFGRTTTQHQTNIAQDIFQRLLARGCLLQDTVEQLHCECCQRFLADRFVEGTCPFCSYEEARGDQCDKCGKLINAVELKNPQCKLCRGVPVVKPTQHLFLDLPKLEQQLELWLEQSWAKGNWSANARYITRSWLRDGLKPRCITRDLKWGTAVPLDGFRDKVFYVWFDAPIGYLSITANYTDQWEKWWKNPQQVELYNFMAKDNVPFHSVIFPCSLLGADDNYTLVNHLSATEYLNYEDGKFSKSRGVGVFGDMAKDTGIPADVWRFYLLYVRPEGQDSAFSWSDLMLKNNSELLNNLGNFINRAGMFVCKFFGGIVPDMILTTDDKRLLARVTLELQQYHQLLEKLRIRDALRCILSISRHGNQYIQVNEPWKRIKGDEQDRQRAGTVTGVAVNMAALLAVMVQPYMPGVSLAMQQQLCLAPACCVLSHSFTCTLPPGHRVGTVSPLFQKLENDQIEALRKRFGGGQAKPTPPTSAPPAPGDPQLIQELTEKVAKQGNHVRQLKANKAEKAQVDTEVAKLLELKKQLAAAEGKSPEVPVPKGKRKK, from the exons ATGCGGCTGCGGGTGGGCGCCGCAGCTCCGGCCGCGCTCAAGGTGGCGGCGGCtgccggggccgcggccgctCCGCTGCGGCTGCTGTGGGCCGGGCCCCGCGGGGAGagcgccgccgcgccgccgggtACCCGCCTGAAGGGTGTCCCGGGCCATGGGCCTgagccgccgctccccgctGCAGAGCGGCCCCGCGGCCCGCACGGCCCCGCGTGGGGCCCCGCGCTGGAGCTGGAGAGCGGCACCGTCCTGTTCTCGCCCAACGCCATCTGCCA GTTCTTTTTCTTGTCCCGTGGGGATGAACCCACCGACCTCACCAACCAGTGGCTGGAGTGGGAGGCCACGGAGCTGCAG CCCGCTGCCACAGCCGCCCTCTACGCTCAGCTGgtgcagggcaggacagggctggAGGTAGTGGAGTCTCTGAGGAAGCTCTTGGCCCACATTGAGCAGAGCCTGTGCAGGAGAGGCACTGCCTACCTTGCAGGG GACACCACTTCTGTGGCTGATGTGGTGGTGTGGGGCACCTTATTCCCTCTGCTCCAGGATGAGAGCAGCTTCCCAG GTGACCTGCAGGCACTGAAGGGCTGGTTCCAGGGCATGAGCCTCTCTGAGGCCTGCAGGAAAGCTGTCAGCTCAGTTCTGCAGCCTGAGGCACTGCTGGAGTTCAAATCTTACCTCCAGAAGCAGcccccaccctgcccagccATGGAGGGAGCCCCCAGCAATGAACCTGAG gaggaagctgctgctgaacGTGTCCTGACAGAGGAGGAgatcagagctgctgcagacacCTGGGCCCGTGGTGCTGAGGTACTGCCCAAGCCTTGGCAGCCTTCCAAACCAGT gctgcctgTGGAGGGCATGAGGAACGTGCTCGTCACCAGCGCCCTGCCCTACGTCAACAACGTGCCGCATCTCGGCAACATCATCGGCTGCGTCCTCAGCGCCGACACCTTTGCCCG CTACTGCCGCTTGCGGAACTGGAACACGCTGTTTGTGTGCGGCACCGACGAGTACGGCACGGCCACGGAGACACGGGCGGTGCAGGAGGGACTCACCCCCCAGCAGATCTGTGACAAGTACCACACTGTCCATGCTGACATCTACAGATGGTTCCACATCTCCTTCGACCACTTTGGCCGCACCACAACGCAGCATCAGACCAA catTGCCCAGGACATCTTCCAGCGGCTCTTGGCCCggggctgcctgctgcaggacaCGGTGGAGCAGCTGCACTGCGAGTGCTGCCAGCGCTTCCTGGCCGATCGCTTCGTGGAGGGCACCTGCCCCTTCTGCAGCTACGAGGAGGCTCGAGGGGACCAGTGTGATAAATGTGGCAAACTCATCAATGCTGTGGAGCtgaag AACCCACAGTGTAAGCTCTGCAGAGGGGTCCCTGTGGTGAAACCCACCCAGCACCTCTTCCTGGACTTACCCAAG ctggagcagcagctggagctgtggctggagcagagctgggccaAGGGGAACTGGTCAGCCAACGCTCGGTACATCACCCGCTCCTGGCTGCGGGACGGCCTCAAGCCGCGCTGCATCACCCGGGACCTCAAGTGGGGAACTGCTGTGCCCCTCGATGGCTTCCGTGACAAG GTCTTTTACGTGTGGTTTGATGCTCCCATCGGCTATTTGTCCATCACAGCCAACTACACGGATCAGTGGGAGAAGTGGTGGAAGAACCCACAGCAG GTTGAGCTGTACAACTTCATGGCCAAGGACAACGTCCCGTTCCACAGCGTCATCTTCCCCTGCTCGCTCCTGGGTGCTGATGACAACTACACCCTGGTGAACCACCTCAGTGCTACAG aGTATCTGAATTATGAGGATGGGAAGTTCTCCAAGAGCCGTGGTGTGGGGGTGTTTGGGGACATGGCCAAGGACACCGGCATCCCCGCCGACGTCTGGCGCTTCTACCTGCTGTACGTGCGGCCCGAGGGCCAGGACAGTGCCTTCTCCTGGAGTGACCTCATGCTCAAGAACAACTCAGAGCTCCTCAACAACTTGGGCAACTTCATCAACAG AGCGGGGATGTTTGTGTGTAAGTTCTTTGGTGGCATCGTCCCTGACATGATCCTGACCACAGATGACAAGAGGCTCTTGGCTCGTGTcaccctggagctgcagcagtaCCACCAGCTGCTGGAGAAACTCCG CATCCGCGATGCCCTGAGGTGCATCCTCAGCATCTCTCGCCACGGCAACCAGTACATCCAGGTCAATGAGCCCTGGAAACGCATCAAGGGGGATGAACAGGACAG GCAGCGCGCTGGCACGGTGACCGGCGTGGCGGTGAACATGGCAGCCCTGCTGGCGGTGATGGTGCAGCCCTACATGCCCGGGGTCAGCCTGGcaatgcagcagcagctctgcctggcccCTGCCTGCTGCGTCCTGAGCCACAGCTTCACCTGCACCCTGCCCCCCGGGCACCGCGTGGGCACC GTGAGCCCCCTCTTCCAGAAGCTGGAGAATGACCAGATCGAAGCTCTGCGCAAGCGCTTTGGGGGAGGGCAG GCCAAACCGACCCCTCCAACCTCAGCCCCCCCAGCTCCAGGTGACCCCCAACTCATCCAGGAGCTGACAGAGAAGGTGGCCAAGCAG GGCAACCACGTCAGGCAGCTGAAGGCCAACAAGGCAGAGAAGGCCCAGGTGGACACAGAGGTTGccaagctgctggagctgaagaagcaactggcagcagctgagggcaAAAGCCCTGAAGTCCCTGTGCCCAAGGGCAAGAGGAAGAAGTAG
- the LOC133627878 gene encoding rho GTPase-activating protein 9-like translates to MLPGRWRLQGRLWQRAQPPVLLRALYDYTYRAQDGRLVAMAAGESFLLLHKATEDWWQVRRVAEPRWARPFFVPATYVAELGAGDAESLVPQKPPTGTGLPLQYHSLEDLGTPPQEVGLSPPHPLSSAQLAEGALPPSSCPLPQAPGPRL, encoded by the exons atgctgcctggGCGCTGGCGGCTGCAGGGGCGGCTCTGGCAGCGGGCACAGCCGCCCGTCCTGCTCCGTGCCCTCTACGACTACACCTACCGTGCCCAGGACGGGCggctggtggccatggcagctggggagagctTCCTCCTGCTCCACAAAGCCACTGAGGACTGGTGGCAGGTCAGGAGGGTGGCAGAGCCACGCTGGGCAAGGCCTTTCTTCGTCCCTGCCACCTACGTGGCCGAGCTGGGCGCTGGCGATGCCGAGAGCTTGGTGCCCCAGAAGCCACCCACGGGCACTG GGCTGCCACTGCAGTACCACTCCCTGGAGGActtggggacccccccccagGAGGTCGGGCTGagccccccacaccccctcagcagtgcccagctggcagagggggctttgcccccctcctcctgccccctgCCACAGGCCCCTGGG CCGCGCCTGTAA
- the LOC133627947 gene encoding rho GTPase-activating protein 9-like, with the protein MGEEEPVATAEPSLATAEPEPCAAAAPTELRKAGELNRTKIAEGGRKLRKSWAPSWVVLAGNSLIFYKDSKGLAPAAWCPSSSRPESSVDLRGAALGWAPWLSSKRNVLHLRTVTGNEFLLQSEQEATIQGWAQAIQGVIWQLELENPVPGGWQPRGAAGELPELSGDEEEMLPPRLLEGCGVPGAPSSSDKKRVFGCRLDALCQREGSSVPRFLQLCVQAVEQRGLDVDGIYRVNGNLSVIQKLRFAADRERAVTSDGRFVFPEQPCQEERLSLAEPEWSDIHVVTGALKLFLRELPEPLVPYGLFDPFVDAIKLPDPQERVRRVAQLVQDLPPHNYATLRYLLAHLCRVMERADANRMTRQNLGIVFGPTLLRGQRELGSLAVGMAQQSQAVELLLQHFDHIFPAPP; encoded by the exons ATGGGGGAG GAGGAGCCGGTGGCCACCGCGGAGCCTTCGCTCGCCACAGCCGAGCCCGAGCCCTGCGCGGCCGCTGCGCCCACG GAGCTGCGGAAAGCGGGAGAGCTCAACCGGACCAAGATcgcggagggagggaggaaactCAG gaaGAGCTGGGCACCCTCCTGGGTGGTGTTGGCTGGCAACAGCCTCATCTTCTACAAGGACTCCAAGGGCCTGGCCCCCGCTGCCTGG TGCCCCTCCAGCAGCCGCCCTGAGAGCAGCGTGGATCTGCGTGGGGCCGCTCTGGGCTGGGCACCGTGGCTCTCCAGCAAGAGGAACGTTCTCCAC ctccgCACCGTGACGGGCAACGAGTTCCTGCTGCAGTCCGAGCAGGAGGCCACGATCCAGGGCTGGGCTCAGGCCATCCAGGGCGTCATCTGGCAGCTG GAGCTGGAGAACCCGGTGCCCGGGGGCTGGCAGCCGCGGGGAGCCGCCGGGGAGCTGCCGGAGCTCAGCGGGGACGAGGAGGAGATGCTGCCACCACGGCTGCTGGAGGGCTGCGGGGTGCCAG GTGCCCCCAGCAGCTCGGACAAGAAGCGG GTGTTTGGCTGCCGCCTGGACGCCCTGTGCCAGCGGGAGGGCAGCTCCGTGCCCcgcttcctgcagctctgtgtccAGGCCGTGGAGCAGAGAG ggCTGGATGTCGATGGGATCTACAGGGTCAACGGCAACCTCTCTGTGATCCAGAAGCTGCGTTTCGCTGCGGATCgtg AACGAGCCGTGACCTCGGACGGACGCTTTGTCTTCCCCGAGCAGCCGTGCCAGG AGGAGCGGCTGAGCCTGGCAGAGCCCGAGTGGAGCGACATCCACGTGGTGACCGGCGCCCTCAAACTCTTCCTGCGGGAGCTGCCCGAGCCCCTCGTGCCCTACGGCCTCTTCGACCCCTTCGTTGATGCCATCA AGCTGCCAGACCCCCAGGAGCGGGTGAGACGGGTGGCACAGCTGGTGCAGGACTTGCCCCCCCACAACTATGCCACCCTGCGCTACCTGCTGGCACACCTCTGCCG GGTGATGGAGAGGGCCGATGCCAACCGCATGACGAGGCAGAACCTCGGCATCGTGTTCGGGCCGACGCTGCTGCGGGGGCAGCgggagctgggcagcctggcagtgGGCATGGCCCAGCAGAGCCAGGCcgtggagctgctgctgcaacacTTTGATCACATCTTCCCTGCACCCCCCTGA
- the MARS1 gene encoding methionine--tRNA ligase, cytoplasmic isoform X1: MRLRVGAAAPAALKVAAAAGAAAAPLRLLWAGPRGESAAAPPGTRLKGVPGHGPEPPLPAAERPRGPHGPAWGPALELESGTVLFSPNAICQFFFLSRGDEPTDLTNQWLEWEATELQPAATAALYAQLVQGRTGLEVVESLRKLLAHIEQSLCRRGTAYLAGDTTSVADVVVWGTLFPLLQDESSFPGDLQALKGWFQGMSLSEACRKAVSSVLQPEALLEFKSYLQKQPPPCPAMEGAPSNEPEEEAAAERVLTEEEIRAAADTWARGAEVLPKPWQPSKPVLPVEGMRNVLVTSALPYVNNVPHLGNIIGCVLSADTFARYCRLRNWNTLFVCGTDEYGTATETRAVQEGLTPQQICDKYHTVHADIYRWFHISFDHFGRTTTQHQTNIAQDIFQRLLARGCLLQDTVEQLHCECCQRFLADRFVEGTCPFCSYEEARGDQCDKCGKLINAVELKNPQCKLCRGVPVVKPTQHLFLDLPKLEQQLELWLEQSWAKGNWSANARYITRSWLRDGLKPRCITRDLKWGTAVPLDGFRDKVFYVWFDAPIGYLSITANYTDQWEKWWKNPQQVELYNFMAKDNVPFHSVIFPCSLLGADDNYTLVNHLSATEYLNYEDGKFSKSRGVGVFGDMAKDTGIPADVWRFYLLYVRPEGQDSAFSWSDLMLKNNSELLNNLGNFINRAGMFVCKFFGGIVPDMILTTDDKRLLARVTLELQQYHQLLEKLRIRDALRCILSISRHGNQYIQVNEPWKRIKGDEQDRQRAGTVTGVAVNMAALLAVMVQPYMPGVSLAMQQQLCLAPACCVLSHSFTCTLPPGHRVGTVSPLFQKLENDQIEALRKRFGGGQPEAVGVEPQAKPTPPTSAPPAPGDPQLIQELTEKVAKQGNHVRQLKANKAEKAQVDTEVAKLLELKKQLAAAEGKSPEVPVPKGKRKK, translated from the exons ATGCGGCTGCGGGTGGGCGCCGCAGCTCCGGCCGCGCTCAAGGTGGCGGCGGCtgccggggccgcggccgctCCGCTGCGGCTGCTGTGGGCCGGGCCCCGCGGGGAGagcgccgccgcgccgccgggtACCCGCCTGAAGGGTGTCCCGGGCCATGGGCCTgagccgccgctccccgctGCAGAGCGGCCCCGCGGCCCGCACGGCCCCGCGTGGGGCCCCGCGCTGGAGCTGGAGAGCGGCACCGTCCTGTTCTCGCCCAACGCCATCTGCCA GTTCTTTTTCTTGTCCCGTGGGGATGAACCCACCGACCTCACCAACCAGTGGCTGGAGTGGGAGGCCACGGAGCTGCAG CCCGCTGCCACAGCCGCCCTCTACGCTCAGCTGgtgcagggcaggacagggctggAGGTAGTGGAGTCTCTGAGGAAGCTCTTGGCCCACATTGAGCAGAGCCTGTGCAGGAGAGGCACTGCCTACCTTGCAGGG GACACCACTTCTGTGGCTGATGTGGTGGTGTGGGGCACCTTATTCCCTCTGCTCCAGGATGAGAGCAGCTTCCCAG GTGACCTGCAGGCACTGAAGGGCTGGTTCCAGGGCATGAGCCTCTCTGAGGCCTGCAGGAAAGCTGTCAGCTCAGTTCTGCAGCCTGAGGCACTGCTGGAGTTCAAATCTTACCTCCAGAAGCAGcccccaccctgcccagccATGGAGGGAGCCCCCAGCAATGAACCTGAG gaggaagctgctgctgaacGTGTCCTGACAGAGGAGGAgatcagagctgctgcagacacCTGGGCCCGTGGTGCTGAGGTACTGCCCAAGCCTTGGCAGCCTTCCAAACCAGT gctgcctgTGGAGGGCATGAGGAACGTGCTCGTCACCAGCGCCCTGCCCTACGTCAACAACGTGCCGCATCTCGGCAACATCATCGGCTGCGTCCTCAGCGCCGACACCTTTGCCCG CTACTGCCGCTTGCGGAACTGGAACACGCTGTTTGTGTGCGGCACCGACGAGTACGGCACGGCCACGGAGACACGGGCGGTGCAGGAGGGACTCACCCCCCAGCAGATCTGTGACAAGTACCACACTGTCCATGCTGACATCTACAGATGGTTCCACATCTCCTTCGACCACTTTGGCCGCACCACAACGCAGCATCAGACCAA catTGCCCAGGACATCTTCCAGCGGCTCTTGGCCCggggctgcctgctgcaggacaCGGTGGAGCAGCTGCACTGCGAGTGCTGCCAGCGCTTCCTGGCCGATCGCTTCGTGGAGGGCACCTGCCCCTTCTGCAGCTACGAGGAGGCTCGAGGGGACCAGTGTGATAAATGTGGCAAACTCATCAATGCTGTGGAGCtgaag AACCCACAGTGTAAGCTCTGCAGAGGGGTCCCTGTGGTGAAACCCACCCAGCACCTCTTCCTGGACTTACCCAAG ctggagcagcagctggagctgtggctggagcagagctgggccaAGGGGAACTGGTCAGCCAACGCTCGGTACATCACCCGCTCCTGGCTGCGGGACGGCCTCAAGCCGCGCTGCATCACCCGGGACCTCAAGTGGGGAACTGCTGTGCCCCTCGATGGCTTCCGTGACAAG GTCTTTTACGTGTGGTTTGATGCTCCCATCGGCTATTTGTCCATCACAGCCAACTACACGGATCAGTGGGAGAAGTGGTGGAAGAACCCACAGCAG GTTGAGCTGTACAACTTCATGGCCAAGGACAACGTCCCGTTCCACAGCGTCATCTTCCCCTGCTCGCTCCTGGGTGCTGATGACAACTACACCCTGGTGAACCACCTCAGTGCTACAG aGTATCTGAATTATGAGGATGGGAAGTTCTCCAAGAGCCGTGGTGTGGGGGTGTTTGGGGACATGGCCAAGGACACCGGCATCCCCGCCGACGTCTGGCGCTTCTACCTGCTGTACGTGCGGCCCGAGGGCCAGGACAGTGCCTTCTCCTGGAGTGACCTCATGCTCAAGAACAACTCAGAGCTCCTCAACAACTTGGGCAACTTCATCAACAG AGCGGGGATGTTTGTGTGTAAGTTCTTTGGTGGCATCGTCCCTGACATGATCCTGACCACAGATGACAAGAGGCTCTTGGCTCGTGTcaccctggagctgcagcagtaCCACCAGCTGCTGGAGAAACTCCG CATCCGCGATGCCCTGAGGTGCATCCTCAGCATCTCTCGCCACGGCAACCAGTACATCCAGGTCAATGAGCCCTGGAAACGCATCAAGGGGGATGAACAGGACAG GCAGCGCGCTGGCACGGTGACCGGCGTGGCGGTGAACATGGCAGCCCTGCTGGCGGTGATGGTGCAGCCCTACATGCCCGGGGTCAGCCTGGcaatgcagcagcagctctgcctggcccCTGCCTGCTGCGTCCTGAGCCACAGCTTCACCTGCACCCTGCCCCCCGGGCACCGCGTGGGCACC GTGAGCCCCCTCTTCCAGAAGCTGGAGAATGACCAGATCGAAGCTCTGCGCAAGCGCTTTGGGGGAGGGCAG CCTGAAGCTGTTGGTGTAGAGCCCCAG GCCAAACCGACCCCTCCAACCTCAGCCCCCCCAGCTCCAGGTGACCCCCAACTCATCCAGGAGCTGACAGAGAAGGTGGCCAAGCAG GGCAACCACGTCAGGCAGCTGAAGGCCAACAAGGCAGAGAAGGCCCAGGTGGACACAGAGGTTGccaagctgctggagctgaagaagcaactggcagcagctgagggcaAAAGCCCTGAAGTCCCTGTGCCCAAGGGCAAGAGGAAGAAGTAG